The following coding sequences are from one Desulfurobacterium indicum window:
- the ilvB gene encoding biosynthetic-type acetolactate synthase large subunit has translation MKLSGAEILLEALQLEGVEYIFGYPGGAVLDIYDRLSYTPLKHILTRHEQGAAHAADGYARTTGKIGVCFATSGPGATNLVTGLATAQIDSVPVVAFTGNVPTFMIGNDAFQEVDTVGITRPITKHNFLVKDVNQLADTVKKAFYIAKSGRPGVVLVDLPKDVMRSVADFFEQEYKSPVQIRSYKPVKKGHPGQIKRAAKAIASAKRPVLYVGGGVIKAGASDLIVKLAELCTIPVTTTLMGLGAIPGTHPYFLGMLGMHGTYAANMAVTECDLLIAVGARFDDRVTGKVSEFAPNAKVIHIDVDSAEIGKVKPADIPIVGDAKLVLEELLPEVEKQVMKNREVFQERDRWMDLIQHWKVKYPLYYEPSDVVIKPQFVIEKIYEITKGEAIIATDVGQHQMWAAQYYKFKYPKQLVTSGGLGTMGFGVPAAIGAQIGNPDKTVFCISGDGSFQMNMQEIVTAANYNVPVKIAILNNQFLGMVRQWQGIFYDRNYSQVDIAFQPDFVKLAESMGAVGLRAEKPEDVEKVLKAAMEINDRPVVIDFVVNREEDVFPMVPPGAAINEMILPNYGKKLKKAVS, from the coding sequence GGAGTTGAATACATATTTGGTTATCCAGGAGGAGCTGTCCTTGACATTTACGACAGACTCTCCTACACACCTTTAAAACACATACTTACGAGACACGAGCAGGGAGCAGCACATGCCGCGGACGGATATGCAAGGACAACCGGTAAAATCGGTGTATGCTTTGCAACCTCCGGCCCAGGAGCAACTAATCTCGTAACAGGACTTGCCACAGCACAGATAGACTCAGTTCCTGTAGTTGCTTTCACCGGGAACGTTCCCACATTTATGATAGGAAATGATGCTTTCCAGGAAGTTGATACGGTAGGAATAACAAGACCTATAACTAAGCACAATTTCCTGGTCAAGGATGTTAATCAACTTGCAGACACTGTGAAAAAAGCCTTTTACATAGCAAAATCAGGAAGGCCTGGTGTTGTGTTGGTTGATCTTCCTAAAGACGTTATGAGAAGCGTAGCCGATTTCTTTGAACAAGAATACAAATCCCCCGTGCAGATAAGAAGCTACAAACCTGTTAAAAAAGGTCATCCAGGACAGATAAAAAGAGCTGCAAAAGCGATAGCCTCCGCAAAAAGGCCTGTTCTTTACGTCGGCGGTGGCGTAATAAAAGCAGGTGCTTCAGATCTAATAGTTAAACTTGCCGAACTATGCACAATACCTGTAACAACAACTCTTATGGGACTTGGAGCTATTCCAGGAACACATCCATACTTCCTGGGAATGCTCGGAATGCATGGAACTTACGCAGCTAATATGGCAGTAACAGAATGTGACCTACTTATAGCGGTAGGGGCAAGGTTTGATGACAGAGTTACCGGTAAAGTATCTGAATTCGCGCCTAATGCAAAAGTTATTCATATAGATGTTGATAGTGCAGAAATTGGGAAGGTAAAACCTGCTGATATTCCAATAGTTGGTGATGCAAAACTTGTCCTGGAAGAGCTTCTTCCGGAAGTTGAAAAGCAGGTTATGAAAAACAGAGAAGTCTTTCAGGAAAGAGACAGGTGGATGGATCTCATCCAGCACTGGAAAGTAAAATATCCTCTCTACTACGAACCAAGTGATGTCGTAATTAAACCTCAATTTGTCATAGAAAAGATATACGAAATCACAAAAGGCGAAGCCATAATAGCGACAGATGTTGGACAACATCAAATGTGGGCTGCACAATATTATAAATTCAAGTACCCTAAGCAACTTGTTACTTCAGGTGGACTTGGAACAATGGGGTTCGGTGTTCCAGCAGCAATAGGAGCACAGATAGGAAATCCTGATAAAACTGTTTTCTGCATTTCCGGAGACGGAAGTTTCCAGATGAACATGCAAGAAATAGTAACTGCCGCGAATTACAATGTTCCCGTCAAAATTGCAATCCTTAACAACCAGTTTTTAGGAATGGTTCGCCAGTGGCAGGGCATTTTCTACGATAGAAATTATTCTCAAGTTGACATAGCATTCCAACCTGACTTTGTAAAACTGGCAGAAAGCATGGGTGCTGTCGGACTAAGGGCAGAAAAACCTGAAGACGTAGAGAAAGTTCTAAAAGCAGCAATGGAAATAAATGATAGGCCGGTTGTAATAGATTTTGTTGTAAACAGAGAGGAAGATGTATTCCCTATGGTACCACCAGGTGCTGCAATTAACGAAATGATACTTCCCAACTACGGGAAAAAACTCAAAAAAGCTGTTAGTTAA
- the ilvN gene encoding acetolactate synthase small subunit translates to MRGDDRKHIISVLVENHPGALARIVELFSARGYNIESLNVGQTEDPTISRLTMVAQGDEHTIEQIVKQLRRLVDVFKVRDLTDKKKLDRELLIVRLSADTSEKKNELMRIASVFGAQIVDISQDTYTLELTGDEDQIDAFIELIKPMGIKEMARTGRVAMVRALHGETFS, encoded by the coding sequence ATGCGTGGAGATGACAGAAAACACATAATAAGCGTGCTTGTTGAAAACCACCCGGGAGCTCTTGCAAGGATAGTGGAACTTTTCAGCGCAAGAGGCTATAACATAGAAAGTCTAAACGTGGGGCAAACGGAAGATCCAACAATTTCGAGATTAACAATGGTAGCCCAGGGGGACGAACACACAATAGAGCAAATAGTAAAACAATTAAGAAGACTTGTAGATGTTTTTAAAGTGAGAGATTTAACAGATAAGAAAAAGCTGGACAGAGAACTACTAATTGTCAGACTCAGTGCCGACACCTCAGAAAAGAAAAATGAATTGATGAGAATAGCAAGCGTTTTTGGGGCTCAAATAGTTGATATATCACAGGACACATATACTCTCGAACTGACAGGTGATGAAGACCAAATAGACGCATTCATAGAACTGATAAAACCGATGGGCATCAAAGAAATGGCAAGGACAGGCAGAGTAGCAATGGTAAGAGCCCTTCACGGTGAAACTTTCAGCTAA
- the ilvC gene encoding ketol-acid reductoisomerase gives MAKVYYEQDASLAPLEGKTVAILGYGSQGHAHALNLRDSGINVVIGLRPGKSAEKAKADGFEVLTPAEASKKADVIMFLLPDPVQKKVYEEAVKPNLKAGMALAFAHGFNIHFNQIVPPEDVDVFMVAPKGPGHLVRWTYQEGAGVPALVAIHQDATGKAMDVALAYAKGIGATRAGVIETTFKEETETDLFGEQAVLCGGTAALIKAGFETLVEAGYQPEVAYFECLHELKLIVDLIYQHGLAGMRYSISDTAEYGDYTRGPRVITEETKKAMRKILDEIQKGEFAREFVLEAQANYPVLNAHRKIEAEHPIEKVGKKLREMMPFLKTQKKDLK, from the coding sequence ATGGCAAAAGTATATTATGAGCAGGACGCATCACTTGCGCCGCTTGAAGGTAAAACAGTTGCTATTTTAGGTTACGGAAGTCAGGGACACGCCCATGCCCTTAACCTTAGAGATAGCGGTATAAATGTTGTAATAGGATTAAGGCCAGGGAAATCAGCTGAAAAAGCTAAAGCAGACGGTTTTGAAGTGCTCACACCTGCAGAGGCTTCAAAAAAAGCTGACGTAATCATGTTCCTTCTTCCTGATCCTGTTCAGAAAAAAGTTTATGAAGAAGCTGTTAAACCAAACCTTAAAGCCGGAATGGCACTTGCATTTGCCCATGGATTTAACATCCACTTCAACCAGATTGTTCCACCAGAAGACGTAGACGTATTCATGGTAGCACCAAAAGGACCTGGACACCTCGTAAGATGGACATATCAGGAAGGTGCCGGTGTTCCTGCTCTTGTAGCAATACATCAGGACGCGACAGGTAAAGCTATGGACGTAGCTCTTGCATACGCAAAAGGAATCGGTGCAACGAGAGCAGGCGTAATTGAAACAACATTCAAAGAAGAAACTGAAACCGATCTGTTTGGTGAGCAGGCTGTTCTCTGCGGCGGAACAGCAGCTCTTATCAAGGCTGGATTTGAAACACTTGTTGAAGCAGGTTACCAGCCGGAAGTTGCTTATTTTGAATGTCTTCACGAGCTTAAACTGATTGTTGATCTCATCTATCAGCACGGCCTTGCCGGAATGAGATACTCAATCTCCGATACAGCTGAATACGGAGACTACACAAGAGGACCGAGAGTAATAACCGAAGAAACTAAAAAAGCAATGAGAAAAATCCTTGACGAAATTCAGAAAGGCGAATTTGCAAGAGAGTTTGTCCTGGAAGCTCAGGCAAATTATCCTGTTCTTAACGCTCACAGAAAGATAGAAGCAGAACATCCAATCGAAAAGGTTGGAAAAAAACTAAGAGAAATGATGCCATTCCTTAAAACACAGAAAAAGGATCTTAAATAA
- the uvrA gene encoding excinuclease ABC subunit UvrA: MKDKIIVKGARQHNLKNIDVEIPKNQLVVITGLSGSGKSSLAFDTLYAEGQRRYVESLSSYARQFLQLMEKPDVDLIEGLSPAISIEQKTVSKNPRSTVGTTTEIHDYLRLLFARAGTPFCPNCNIEIRPQTVEEVVDKILKFTGKRILILSPIIREQKGEHKNLLERLEKQGFRRVRIDGKIYTIDEALNLKLEKKVKHTIEVIVDRIKVKPEDKIRIADSVEIAINLSDGLVLIVDYDSKEEEILSTKGACPICGFSFKEISPRLFSFNSPLGACPSCGGIGFSQKIDPDLLIDWDKPIINAFNITERAKFEYIKDMVASACDYLGIAHDTPAGEIDKEDLNFILYADRGILKVYNTISWSRGNYKPYYFEGIIRHLERRYIETESNSLRDYIEEYMREVPCKTCKGKRLNREALSVKIKNLSIADVEEMSIKEAYEFFNNLKFTGKKKIIAERILKEIKNRLKFLLDVGLDYLTLDRRTGTLSGGESQRIRLATQIGSKLTGVLYVLDEPSIGLHQRDNDRLIKTLKELRDIGNTVIVVEHDIDTIKNADHVIDMGPGAGIHGGKIVAAGTPEEIEKNENSITGKYLAGKLKIPVPEKRRKPNGKSLRIIGAAEHNLKNITVEFPLGLFICVTGVSGSGKSTLINDILYTALSRELYKSKTVPGKHKKIEGLEEIDKVINVDQSPIGRIPRSNPATYIGVFDFIRELFAATPEARARGYKKGRFSFNVPGGRCEACKGDGMIKVEMHFLPDVYVTCDICGGKRYNRETLEITYKGKNIYDVLEMSVEEALEFFKHHDKIVRKLKTLYDVGLSYIKLGQPATTLSGGEAQRVKLAKELSKRSTGKTLYILDEPTTGLHIHDVKKLIEVLQKLVDRGNTVIVIEHNMDFIKCADYIIDLGPEGGDKGGEIVATGTPEEIARTNTYTGRYLRDYLVY, encoded by the coding sequence ATGAAAGACAAAATCATTGTTAAAGGTGCAAGACAACATAACCTTAAAAATATAGATGTAGAAATCCCCAAAAACCAGCTGGTTGTAATAACAGGATTATCCGGTTCCGGGAAATCCTCTCTTGCTTTTGACACCCTTTATGCAGAAGGGCAGAGGAGATACGTAGAATCCTTGTCTTCTTATGCAAGGCAATTCCTACAGTTAATGGAAAAACCTGATGTTGACCTGATCGAAGGACTTTCGCCTGCAATATCTATAGAGCAAAAAACCGTTTCCAAAAATCCCCGCTCCACTGTCGGAACAACAACAGAGATACATGATTACCTCAGACTCCTTTTTGCCAGAGCAGGCACACCTTTTTGCCCCAACTGTAATATTGAAATAAGGCCTCAAACTGTAGAAGAAGTCGTTGATAAAATTCTGAAGTTTACAGGAAAACGCATACTAATCCTTTCTCCCATAATAAGAGAACAGAAAGGAGAACATAAAAATCTCCTTGAACGGCTTGAAAAGCAGGGATTCAGAAGAGTAAGAATAGACGGTAAAATCTATACAATCGACGAAGCTTTAAATCTAAAACTTGAGAAAAAAGTAAAACATACAATTGAAGTCATAGTCGACAGGATAAAAGTAAAACCGGAAGATAAAATCAGAATCGCTGATTCTGTAGAAATAGCAATAAACCTTTCCGACGGCCTCGTATTAATCGTAGACTACGATTCAAAAGAAGAAGAAATTCTAAGCACCAAAGGGGCTTGCCCGATATGTGGATTCAGTTTTAAAGAGATTTCCCCGAGGCTATTTTCGTTCAACAGCCCTCTTGGAGCATGTCCATCTTGTGGAGGCATAGGTTTTTCTCAAAAAATAGATCCCGATCTTCTTATAGACTGGGATAAACCAATTATAAATGCATTTAACATCACAGAAAGAGCAAAGTTTGAATATATAAAAGACATGGTAGCTTCAGCATGCGATTATCTTGGTATAGCCCACGATACTCCGGCTGGAGAAATAGATAAAGAGGACCTTAATTTTATACTTTATGCCGACAGAGGAATTCTTAAAGTCTATAACACCATATCATGGAGCAGAGGAAATTATAAACCCTACTATTTTGAAGGAATCATAAGACATCTTGAAAGGCGTTACATAGAAACAGAATCAAATTCACTCAGAGACTACATAGAAGAATATATGAGAGAAGTCCCCTGTAAAACATGTAAGGGGAAAAGACTAAACAGAGAAGCTCTTTCTGTAAAAATAAAAAATCTTTCAATAGCAGATGTAGAAGAAATGAGCATAAAAGAAGCTTATGAATTTTTCAATAACCTCAAATTTACAGGAAAGAAAAAAATAATAGCTGAAAGAATCCTGAAAGAGATAAAAAATCGTCTCAAGTTTCTGCTTGACGTAGGATTAGACTATCTAACTCTTGACAGACGGACAGGAACATTATCAGGCGGTGAATCACAAAGGATAAGATTAGCAACACAAATAGGTTCAAAGTTAACAGGTGTCCTTTATGTCCTCGACGAGCCCAGTATAGGACTCCACCAGAGAGACAACGACAGGCTAATAAAAACTTTAAAAGAACTGAGAGATATAGGAAATACCGTAATTGTAGTAGAACATGATATAGATACAATAAAAAATGCCGACCACGTAATAGATATGGGACCAGGAGCCGGTATTCACGGTGGTAAAATAGTAGCAGCTGGCACTCCAGAAGAAATTGAAAAAAACGAAAACTCAATAACGGGAAAATACCTAGCCGGAAAATTAAAAATACCCGTGCCGGAAAAAAGAAGAAAACCAAACGGGAAATCTTTAAGAATAATAGGTGCAGCAGAACATAATCTTAAAAACATAACAGTCGAGTTCCCCCTGGGACTATTTATCTGCGTAACCGGAGTATCAGGTTCTGGAAAGTCAACTTTAATAAATGATATCCTTTACACTGCCCTTTCAAGAGAACTCTATAAAAGCAAAACAGTTCCTGGTAAACATAAAAAAATAGAAGGCTTAGAAGAAATAGACAAAGTGATTAACGTCGACCAATCTCCCATAGGAAGAATCCCTCGCTCAAATCCGGCAACCTATATAGGCGTTTTTGACTTCATAAGAGAACTTTTTGCTGCCACACCGGAAGCAAGAGCGAGAGGATACAAGAAAGGAAGATTCTCTTTTAACGTCCCAGGCGGAAGATGCGAAGCCTGTAAAGGTGACGGAATGATAAAAGTTGAAATGCATTTTTTACCTGACGTTTACGTTACCTGCGATATCTGTGGAGGCAAAAGATATAACAGAGAAACACTCGAAATAACATACAAAGGAAAAAATATATACGATGTTCTTGAAATGAGTGTAGAAGAAGCTCTGGAATTCTTTAAACATCATGACAAAATAGTGAGAAAATTAAAAACACTATACGACGTTGGACTTTCCTACATAAAATTGGGACAGCCTGCAACAACACTATCGGGGGGCGAAGCACAGAGAGTAAAACTTGCCAAAGAACTTTCAAAAAGGTCTACGGGAAAAACACTTTACATCCTTGACGAACCTACAACCGGACTTCACATACACGACGTTAAAAAACTTATAGAAGTCCTTCAAAAATTGGTTGACAGAGGAAATACCGTAATAGTAATAGAACACAACATGGATTTTATAAAATGTGCCGACTACATAATCGATTTAGGGCCAGAAGGGGGAGATAAAGGAGGGGAAATTGTTGCAACAGGAACACCTGAAGAAATAGCAAGAACAAACACTTATACAGGTAGATATTTGAGAGATTATCTGGTATATTAA
- a CDS encoding EAL domain-containing protein produces MGNFKELLENYTFSEKEFQEVKKLEPLFSNAFVEKLGENINQYVAEHFYSYSQAAKAKKIDKKIFVETVKKFIYGFFSREEISGTIESIVSVNKNWDIEQLEFIEAYFYFIENLLTNLYIRTKNQSDLQKSIKSLTKLLFIIAVYFLKNFCINRDIFSKSINIDPMTGFLSRYAIQKIYSKCSKSKNLYAILFDIRNLSNINTYFGYEVGDSVIVYLAAFIKNFFIQEFCSCYPNIFRLQGDQFIVFFRTSENIKTKVKNFLRKFKSKPIKVAFNENILPIDIPVLATIMKVENEDISSLLWTMENAMRTVKKVKKDGCLIIGAEHKKRCKRKRENVELVINAIKKYRISFALQKMVNLKTGNIFAYEVLTRIQNEENNIVNAEVFIDDISVYSLNEDLDKIVIEKALNYKKMQNIKTPFSINVSNALLEGEIEFLEKIIKKLNIPAEEIIIELMERQNVALISNLHEKLSYLKKLGFKIFIDDFGVDYSNFHLIEILPIDGIKIDGRFVKNIDKEIIDLEFIKFIVSLTKQLNISVIAEYVEREEIKNILLKISDYPIMGQGYLFGKPEILI; encoded by the coding sequence ATGGGTAACTTTAAAGAACTCCTGGAAAACTATACTTTTTCAGAGAAAGAATTTCAGGAAGTAAAAAAACTGGAACCGCTATTTTCAAATGCTTTTGTAGAAAAACTAGGAGAAAACATAAATCAGTATGTAGCAGAACACTTCTACTCTTATTCCCAGGCAGCAAAAGCAAAAAAGATAGACAAAAAAATATTTGTAGAAACTGTAAAAAAGTTTATTTATGGATTCTTTAGCAGAGAAGAAATTTCAGGAACAATAGAATCTATAGTTTCTGTTAATAAAAACTGGGACATTGAACAGTTAGAGTTTATCGAAGCGTATTTCTATTTTATAGAAAATCTCCTTACTAACTTGTATATAAGGACAAAAAACCAGTCTGATCTTCAAAAAAGCATAAAATCACTGACCAAACTTTTATTTATTATAGCCGTATATTTTCTTAAAAATTTTTGCATAAACAGAGATATTTTTAGTAAATCGATTAACATAGACCCAATGACCGGATTCCTGTCACGCTACGCAATTCAAAAAATCTACTCAAAATGTTCTAAAAGTAAAAATTTATACGCAATCTTATTCGATATAAGAAATCTATCCAATATTAATACCTACTTTGGATATGAAGTAGGAGATAGTGTAATAGTGTACTTAGCAGCATTTATAAAAAACTTTTTCATTCAGGAATTCTGTTCATGCTATCCAAACATTTTCAGACTTCAGGGAGACCAATTTATAGTATTCTTTCGAACATCGGAAAACATAAAAACAAAAGTAAAAAATTTCCTAAGAAAATTTAAAAGTAAACCGATAAAAGTTGCTTTTAACGAAAACATTCTGCCTATTGACATTCCAGTGCTGGCAACGATAATGAAAGTAGAGAATGAAGATATTTCTTCTCTCTTATGGACAATGGAAAACGCTATGAGAACCGTTAAAAAAGTAAAAAAAGACGGCTGTTTGATAATCGGTGCAGAACATAAAAAAAGATGCAAAAGAAAGAGAGAAAACGTAGAATTGGTAATAAACGCTATAAAAAAATATAGAATCTCTTTTGCCCTTCAAAAAATGGTAAATTTGAAAACTGGGAATATTTTTGCATATGAAGTTTTAACAAGAATTCAAAACGAAGAAAACAATATAGTAAATGCAGAAGTATTTATTGACGATATAAGCGTATATTCTTTAAACGAGGACCTTGATAAAATCGTCATAGAAAAAGCCTTAAACTACAAAAAAATGCAAAACATAAAAACACCTTTTTCAATAAACGTTTCCAATGCCCTATTGGAAGGAGAGATAGAATTTCTGGAAAAAATAATTAAAAAACTCAATATACCTGCTGAAGAAATAATTATAGAACTCATGGAACGACAGAATGTTGCTCTAATATCCAATCTCCATGAAAAGCTTAGTTATCTAAAAAAACTCGGTTTTAAAATTTTCATAGACGATTTCGGAGTCGATTATTCAAATTTTCATCTAATAGAAATTCTACCGATAGATGGGATAAAAATTGACGGAAGGTTTGTAAAAAATATAGATAAAGAAATAATTGACCTGGAATTTATAAAATTCATAGTCTCTCTTACAAAACAACTAAATATATCAGTTATTGCTGAATATGTTGAAAGAGAAGAAATCAAAAATATCCTTCTCAAAATATCAGATTATCCAATAATGGGGCAAGGATACCTATTTGGAAAACCAGAAATTTTAATTTAA
- a CDS encoding EAL domain-containing protein: MKLLRELFQVYNFRPEDFKEIQELKKFFNSEQIAKIGKELKAEVIDKFPEYKNLLKNRGVNNELFAETISDFFNSIFEAESLTVTTSTIIKTHKNWNIKSLDFIEVYFSFSEKILSILYDISSKHPELIKNIRKLTRLLFIIAVYFLRSSCKTNAEQTITAADPMTGLPSRYNIQKIFPECVNKDSLFAVVFDIRGFANINTYFGYEVGDSVIIYFATFLKETFLEEFCKGYPNIFRLQGDQFFVLIKGTQEKVEEKVKRFLEKIKGKPIKIPLEGDRHTLDIILISVGTNVNVCQDISNLLWILENSLREFKKTQKDGFFFIDETIKERCQRRKENVALVIKAIKENRVTFAFQKIIDLYSGDIFAYEVLARIKTKDGKLIPAGVFIDDISFYSLDGDLDKIVIEEAIKYKAKTGMKERLSINISNALLEGNVDLLERVTRENGVPPKEIIIELMERQNLTLISHLKEKIAYLKKLGFKIFIDDFGVDYANFHLIETLAIDGIKIDGRFVRNIDKKILDREFVEFVLSVARQLKVAVVAEYIENQQILKIIKDLAKDFNVLGQGYLFGKPEVKE, from the coding sequence ATGAAACTTCTCAGGGAGCTTTTTCAGGTATATAACTTCAGACCAGAAGATTTTAAAGAAATTCAAGAACTTAAAAAATTTTTTAATTCTGAACAAATAGCAAAAATAGGGAAAGAATTAAAAGCAGAAGTAATCGATAAATTTCCAGAATATAAAAACCTTCTAAAAAATAGGGGTGTCAACAATGAACTTTTCGCAGAAACAATTAGTGATTTTTTTAATTCAATTTTTGAAGCAGAATCACTAACTGTAACAACCTCTACAATAATAAAAACACACAAAAACTGGAACATCAAAAGCCTTGATTTTATAGAAGTTTACTTTTCGTTTTCAGAAAAAATTCTCAGTATTCTCTATGATATATCCTCAAAACATCCAGAACTTATAAAAAATATTAGAAAATTAACAAGGCTACTTTTCATAATAGCCGTTTACTTTTTACGTTCCTCCTGTAAAACAAACGCAGAACAAACAATTACAGCAGCTGATCCTATGACAGGACTACCTTCAAGATATAATATTCAAAAAATATTTCCTGAATGTGTAAACAAAGACTCTCTATTCGCTGTTGTTTTTGACATAAGAGGATTTGCAAACATAAACACATACTTTGGCTACGAGGTAGGAGATAGTGTAATAATTTATTTCGCTACATTTTTGAAAGAAACTTTTTTAGAGGAGTTCTGTAAAGGCTATCCTAACATTTTCAGACTTCAAGGGGACCAATTTTTCGTACTCATCAAAGGTACCCAGGAAAAAGTCGAAGAAAAAGTTAAACGTTTTTTAGAAAAAATAAAAGGAAAACCTATAAAAATCCCTCTCGAGGGAGACAGACATACCCTTGACATAATACTAATATCCGTAGGAACAAATGTAAATGTGTGCCAAGACATATCAAACCTGCTGTGGATACTGGAAAATTCTCTCAGAGAGTTTAAAAAAACACAAAAAGACGGATTCTTTTTCATTGATGAAACGATTAAAGAAAGATGCCAGAGAAGAAAAGAAAACGTAGCTCTCGTAATAAAAGCAATAAAAGAAAATAGAGTAACCTTTGCTTTTCAAAAGATTATAGACTTATACTCAGGAGATATTTTTGCGTATGAGGTCCTCGCAAGAATAAAAACAAAAGACGGAAAGCTCATACCTGCAGGTGTTTTTATAGATGACATCAGCTTTTACTCCCTTGACGGAGACCTTGACAAAATAGTTATAGAAGAAGCTATAAAGTACAAGGCAAAAACAGGAATGAAAGAAAGGCTTTCAATAAACATTTCAAATGCTCTACTTGAAGGAAATGTAGATCTCCTTGAAAGAGTAACAAGAGAAAATGGAGTTCCTCCCAAAGAAATAATAATAGAACTTATGGAAAGACAAAACTTAACTCTAATTTCTCACCTTAAAGAAAAAATAGCTTACTTGAAAAAACTTGGATTCAAGATATTTATAGATGATTTTGGAGTTGATTATGCAAATTTCCATCTTATAGAAACCCTGGCAATAGACGGAATAAAAATTGATGGAAGATTTGTAAGAAACATCGATAAAAAAATCCTTGACAGAGAATTTGTTGAATTTGTATTATCCGTCGCGCGCCAGCTCAAAGTGGCCGTTGTGGCAGAATACATAGAAAACCAACAAATACTCAAAATAATAAAAGACCTGGCGAAAGATTTTAACGTTCTCGGACAAGGATACTTATTTGGCAAACCGGAAGTTAAAGAATAA
- a CDS encoding prepilin peptidase encodes MNLSFITAPFGFVLGTIIGSFLNVCIYRLPREESIIFPGSHCPKCNSPIKWYDNIPIISYLLLKGKCRYCGEKIPPIYPLVELLSGLLTAGIFFRFGISFDSFYYSILTWFLIVISAIDIKELMVPVKPCYIVMVLGILLSPFTHSVSLIDSILGASLGAGIILFIIESYFIFRNKEGMGYGDANIMAVIGAFLGWKKVFFVIFFASLIGAIVGIIFIISGKDSESPLPFGPFLAIGGYLTIFLGDLLLKFYLGG; translated from the coding sequence ATGAATCTATCCTTTATAACTGCTCCTTTTGGTTTCGTTTTGGGAACCATTATTGGAAGTTTTTTAAATGTCTGTATATACAGACTTCCGAGAGAAGAATCTATCATTTTTCCGGGCTCTCACTGTCCCAAATGTAATTCTCCGATCAAATGGTATGACAACATCCCTATAATAAGCTATCTTCTACTTAAAGGGAAATGCCGCTACTGCGGTGAGAAAATCCCCCCAATTTATCCACTTGTTGAACTTCTATCCGGCTTACTAACGGCAGGTATATTCTTCAGGTTTGGTATTTCCTTCGATTCGTTTTATTACAGCATACTTACATGGTTTTTAATAGTAATTTCTGCAATCGATATAAAAGAACTTATGGTTCCGGTAAAACCCTGCTACATTGTCATGGTTCTTGGCATACTTTTATCGCCGTTCACCCACTCAGTCAGTCTGATTGACTCTATCTTAGGAGCCTCTCTGGGAGCAGGAATAATCCTATTTATAATAGAAAGTTACTTCATTTTTAGAAATAAAGAAGGCATGGGATACGGTGATGCAAATATCATGGCAGTAATCGGTGCATTCCTGGGATGGAAAAAAGTGTTTTTCGTCATATTCTTCGCTTCCCTGATAGGAGCAATAGTTGGTATTATATTTATAATATCAGGTAAAGATAGTGAATCACCGTTGCCTTTCGGACCATTTTTGGCAATCGGTGGTTACCTTACAATATTTTTAGGGGATTTACTTCTTAAGTTTTACCTGGGAGGGTAA
- a CDS encoding HAD hydrolase-like protein: MKTIVFDFDGTLADTFDIAIDVYNKVAPVFRVKSISNSDRQLVKELSLDEFALSYGVSEYKFLPLVFVLRYLLKKEKKRRKIKIHNGLLAVIKQLSFSGFKCGILTTNSRKFVRSVLEENGLSGEILFVETNAFLKKKYKILLKLKENYGDIVYVCDEGRDIVAAKKACVTCLAVTWGFNSFSNLLRFSPDFIVSSPDKLLNVLADL, translated from the coding sequence ATGAAGACGATTGTTTTTGATTTTGACGGCACGCTTGCAGATACTTTTGACATAGCGATTGATGTTTATAATAAAGTTGCTCCGGTTTTTAGAGTAAAATCTATATCAAATAGCGACAGACAACTTGTGAAAGAACTGTCTCTGGATGAATTTGCTTTATCTTATGGCGTTTCAGAGTATAAATTTCTGCCTCTTGTGTTTGTTTTAAGGTATTTACTAAAAAAAGAGAAAAAGAGAAGGAAAATCAAGATTCACAATGGTTTATTAGCAGTTATAAAACAGTTATCATTTTCTGGGTTTAAATGTGGAATATTAACCACCAACTCCAGGAAGTTTGTAAGATCTGTTCTTGAAGAGAACGGATTATCTGGGGAGATTCTTTTTGTAGAGACGAATGCATTTCTAAAAAAAAAGTATAAGATTCTGCTTAAATTAAAGGAAAATTACGGAGATATTGTTTATGTTTGTGATGAAGGAAGGGATATTGTGGCTGCCAAAAAAGCCTGTGTTACTTGCTTAGCTGTAACCTGGGGATTTAATTCCTTTTCTAACCTTCTTCGTTTTTCTCCGGATTTTATAGTCTCTTCCCCCGATAAGTTGCTTAATGTTTTAGCAGATCTATAA